One segment of Gopherus flavomarginatus isolate rGopFla2 chromosome 8, rGopFla2.mat.asm, whole genome shotgun sequence DNA contains the following:
- the P2RY13 gene encoding P2Y purinoceptor 13 has product MNWSNITTTNGTSSFSGQCHRDTRIAHVVFPILYTVIFLTGVILNSLAIRAFFQIQSTSTFIVYLKNTLVSDFIMTLMLPLKILTDSGLGPWQLKAFVCRFSAVIFYETMYVSIVLLGLIAFDRFLKIVRPFGKFWVQNVTAAQILSGLVWLFFFVLSLPNMILSNNKATPLSVKKCASLKNPLGLKWHAAVNYICQFIFWTVLILMLLFYATITKKVYNSYIKTQKKDSKSKQRINGKVFIIVAVFFICFAPFHFCRVPYTLSQTGNTSDCNVQNLLFIAKESTLWIATTNICMDPLIYIILCRSFVEKAFCVKMKKIRSTMRENTTVPLDTRISV; this is encoded by the coding sequence ATGAACTGGAGTAACATCACCACCACCAATGGGACATCATCTTTCTCTGGACAATGCCACAGAGACACTAGAATTGCACATGTAGTATTCCCAATCCTATACACTGTCATTTTCCTCACTGGAGTTATATTGAACAGTTTGGCTATTCGAGCTTTTTTCCAAATTCAAAGCACCTCAACTTTCATCGTCTACCTCAAAAACACATTGGTTTCTGATTTCATAATGACTCTTATGCTTCCTCTGAAAATTCTTACTGATTCAGGACTGGGACCATGGCAACTGAAAGCTTTTGTTTGTCGCTTTTCAGCTGTGATATTTTATGAAACCATGTATGTTAGCATAGTACTACTTGGACTTATTGCTTTTGACAGATTTCTCAAGATTGTGCGaccttttgggaagttttgggtaCAAAATGTCACTGCTGCACAAATTCTTTCAGGTCTTGTTTGGCTTTTCTTCTTCGTCCTCTCCTTGCCAAATATGATTTTATCAAACAACAAAGCAACACCCCTTTCTGTGAAGAAATGTGCTTCTCTGAAGAATCCCTTAGGACTGAAATGGCATGCAGCTGTCAACTACATATGTCAGTTTATCTTCTGGACTGTGCTAATTCTAATGCTTCTATTTTATGCAACTATTACCAAAAAGGTATATAATTCTTATATAAAAACTCAAAAGAAAGATAGCAAAAGCAAACAGAGGATTAATGGGAAAGTATTCATCATTGTAGCTGTCTTTTTCATATGTTTTGCCCCATTTCATTTTTGTAGAGTACCATACACACTAAGTCAAACTGGCAATACAAGTGACTGCAATGTACAGAACCTATTATTCATTGCTAAAGAAAGTACTCTTTGGATAGctactacaaatatttgcatggaTCCTCTGATATACATAATCTTGTGCAGATCGTTTGTAGAAAAAGCATTCtgtgttaaaatgaaaaaaattagaagTACAATGCGGGAAAATACAACAGTCCCCTTGGATACCAGAATATCTGTATAG